The Arachis ipaensis cultivar K30076 chromosome B07, Araip1.1, whole genome shotgun sequence genome includes a window with the following:
- the LOC107608336 gene encoding E3 ubiquitin-protein ligase UPL1 isoform X1 — MLALGAQLAAYTSSHERARILSGSSISFAGGNRMILLNVLQRAILQLKSSNDPSSLAFVEALLQFYLLHVVSTSTSGSNVRGSGMVPTFLPLLEDSDPSHIHLVCFAVKTLQKLMDYSGSAVSLFKELGGIELLAQRLQKEVQRVIGLVGENGDDMMLTGESSRHNADQLYAQKRLIKVSLKALGSATYAPVNSTRSQHSQDSSLPATLVLIFGNVDKFGGDIYYSAVTVMSEIIHKDPTCFSALHEMGLPDAFLSSIRSGILPSSKALTCIPNGLGAICLNAKGLEAARESSSLRFLVDIFTSKKYVLAMNEAIVPLANSIEELLRHVSSLRSAGVDIIIEIIHKIASLGEGNGAGPSRKANDDTAMETDSEAKENEGHCCLVGTEEDSAAEGISDEQFIQLCVFHLMVLVHRTMENSETCRLFVEKSGIDALLKLLLRPTIAQSSDGMSIALHSTMVFKGFAQHHSSPLARAFCSSLREHMKKALAGFGAASEPLLLDPRITPDNGIFSSLFLVEFLLFLAASKDNRWVTALLTEFGNGSKDVLEDIGHVHREVLWQIALLENTKTETEEDGACSSGSQQTEADANETEEQRFNSFRQFLDPLLRRRTSGWSIESQFFDLINLYRDLGRSPGSQHRSISVGPSSMRSTSSNQLHHSDDNSGTTNKKESDKQRPYYNTCCDMVKSLSFHITHLFQELGKVMLLPSRRRDDIVSVSPASKSVASTFASIALDHMNFGGHGNISGTEASISTKCRYLGKVIEFLDTFLMERPESCNPVLLNCLYGRGVIQSVLTTFEATSQLLFTVNRTPASPMDTDDANAKQDDKEDTDNSWIYGSLASYGKLMDHLVTSSYVLSSFTKHLLAQPLTNGDAPFPRDAETFVKVLQSTVLKTVLPVWTHPQFVDCSHEFIATIISIIRHVYSGVEVKNVNNSGSARVTGPPPNEATISTIVEMGFSRSRAEEALRQVGSNSVELAMEWLFTHQEETQEDDELARALAMSLGNSESETKDAAGHDNSQQLEEETVQLPPVDELLSTCAKLLLKEPLAFPVRDLFVMICSQDDGKSRSDVITFIVDRIKECGLVSSNGNNTMLAALFHVLALILNEDAVAREAASKSGLIKIASDLLCQWESSLDSTDKKQVPKWVTAGFLALDRLLQLDQKLNSDITEQLKKDAVNNQQTSLTIDEDRQNKLQSALGLSTKYADINEQKRLVEVACSCMKNQLPSDTMHSVLLLCSNLTRNHSVALTFLDAGGLSLLLSLPTSSLFPGFDNVAASIVRHVLEDPQTLQQAMESEIKHSLVVASNRHPNGRANPRNFLSNLSSVISRDPAIFMQAAKSVCQVEMVGERPYVVLLKDRDKDKIKEKEKEKDKSLEKDKVQNSDGKVGLGYSNTAASGHGKIHDSNSKSVKSHKKPPQSFINVVEQLLDSVCTFVPPRKDDIAPNVHLVPSTSSDMDIDVSTGKGKGKAVATISEANETSSQEASASLAKVVFILKLLTEILLMYSSSVHVLLRRDAEMSTIRGSYQKSPAGLSIGGIFHHILHNFLPHSRNSKKDNKVDGDWRQKLATRANQFLVAACARSAEARKRVFSEISCIINEFVESCNGVKPPGNEIQVFMDLLNDVLASRTPSGSCISAEASATFIDAGLVKSLTRTLQVLDLDHADSSKVATGIIKALELVSKEHVQSVDSNTGKGDGTTKPSDLNQPGREDNTGEMPQSMEMTSQANSDSLQGCDRGSYNAIQSYGGSEAVTDDMEHDQDLDESYAPTNEDDYMHDNAEDARGLENGLENAGLRFETQTHGQENIDEDDEDDEMSGDDGEDADEDEEDDEEHNDMEDEVHHLPHPDTDQDDHEIDDDEFDDEVMEEEDEEDEEDEDGVILRLDESINGINVFDHIEVFGRENNFPNEAFHVMPVEVFGSRRGRTTSIYSLLGRTGDAGTPSRHPLLVEHTAFHPSTGQSDNLMENNSTGLDNIFRSLRSGRNGQRLNLWTDGNQQSGGSSTGVVPPGLEDLLVSQLRRPSPEKSSNKNRTEGGGAPSKVEVSHAQDSGGAPTNVPVESNAIQEVVTLAPSTNDDSSNADTRPVGTASQQENASGTQSQAVEMQFEHNEGPVRDVEAGSQESSGSGATFGESLRSLDVEIGSADGHDDGGERQVSADRIVGDSQVVRTRRANMPLSHSSPAGGRDASLHSVTEVSENSSRDADQEGPSSEQQVNSDAGSGAIDPAFLDALPEELRAEVLSAQQGQVAQTSNPEPQNNGDIDPEFLAALPADIRAEVLAQQQAQRMHQSQELEGQPVEMDTVSIIATFPSDLREEVLLTSPDTILANLTPALVAEANMLRERYAHRYSRTLFGMYPRSRRGETSRREGIGSGPDGVGGNTSSRRSSGAKVVEADGVPLVDTEALHAMIRLFRIVQPLYKGQLQKLLLNLCAHCETRTSLVQILMDILMLDVKRPANYFSAVEPPYRLYGCHSNVMYSRPQSFDGVPPLLSRRILETLTHLARNHPYVAKSLLQLRLPYPAIKEQDNASDARGKAVMVVEDVDKSNEGYVSIAMLLRLLNQPLYLRSIAHLEQLLRLLDVIVDSAGGKPSSTDKSLIPTSKLPAAPQISAVETDVNTDSGVMSSGVDASNKVEDSAKPTTSSNSAESESQRVLSNLPQEELRLLCSLLAQEGLSDNAYTSVADVMKKLVAIAPTHCQLFVTQLSEAVKKLTSSAMDELRLFSEALKALLSTSSSDGAAILRVLQALSSLVTSLTEKEIDRVSSSALSEVWEINSALEPLWQELSCCISKIESYSDSASDFFTPSRPSVSKPSGVMPPLPAGSQNILPYIESFFVVCEKLHPAQPDAGNDSTIPVISDVEYASTSATQQKASGPAVKADEKHAAFVRFSEKHRKLLNAFIRQNPGLLEKSFSLMLKVPRFIDFDNKRSHFRSKIKHQHDHHSPLRISVRRAYVLEDSYNQLRMRSTHDLKGRLTVHFQGEEGIDAGGLTREWYQLLSRVIFDRGALLFTTVGNESTFQPNPNSVYQTEHLSYFKFVGRVVGKALFDGQLLDVHFTRSFYKHMLGVKVTYHDIEAIDPDYFKNLKWMLENYISDDLDLTFSIDADEEKLILYERTQVSDYELIPGGRNIKVTEENKHQYVDLVAEHRLTTAIRPQINAFLEGFYELIPKELISIFNDKELELLISGLPDIDLDDLRANTDYSGYSAASPIIQWFWEVVQGFSKEDKARLLQFVTGTSKVPLEGFSALQGISGSQKFQIHKAYGSPDHLPSAHTCFNQLDLPEYPSKEHLEERLLLAIHEANEGFGFG; from the exons ATGCTTGCGTTAGGAGCTCAGTTAGCTGCCTATACATCATCACATGAACGAGCTCGGATTCTCAGTGGATCTAGTATCAGTTTTGCTGGTGGGAACAGAATGATACTGCTGAATGTGCTCCAGAGGGCTATTTTGCAATTGAAGAGTTCTAATGATCCATCTTCCCTTGCCTTTGTTGAGGCACTTCTCCAATTCTATCTTCTACATGTTGTTTCAACCTCAACTTCTGGGAGTAATGTTAGGGGTTCAGGCATGGTACCTACTTTCTTGCCTTTGCTGGAGGATTCTGATCCCTCACATATTCATCTAGTCTGTTTTGCTGTGAAAACCCTTCAGAAGCTTATGGATTATAGTGGCTCAGCTGTATCTTTGTTTAAAGAGTTGGGTGGTATTGAGTTATTGGCTCAAAGATTACAGAAGGAGGTACAGAGGGTCATTGGTTTGGTTGGAGAAAATGGTGATGATATGATGCTCACTGGTGAAAGCTCCAGACATAACGCTGATCAATTGTATGCCCAGAAACGGCTCATAAAGGTCTCCCTCAAGGCACTTGGTTCTGCAACATATGCACCTGTGAACTCTACTAGATCCCAACATTCTCAGGACAGCTCACTACCTGCAACTCTGGTTTTGATATTTGGGAATGTAGATAAGTTTGGGGGTGACATTTATTATTCAGCTGTAACTGTTATGAGCGAAATAATACACAAAGATCCAACATGTTTTTCTGCTCTTCATGAAATGGGTCTACCTGATGCATTTTTGTCATCAATTAGATCTGGAATACTTCCTTCATCAAAGGCTTTGACATGCATCCCAAATGGTCTTGGGGCCATTTGTCTTAATGCTAAAGGATTAGAAGCTGCGAGAGAATCTTCATCTTTGCGATTCCTTGTTGACATTTTCACTAGTAAAAAGTATGTCTTGGCCATGAATGAGGCTATTGTTCCGCTGGCAAATTCTATTGAGGAACTTCTCCGTCATGTATCTTCATTGAGAAGTGCTGGTGTTGACATTATCATTGAAATCATTCATAAGATTGCATCACTTGGAGAGGGAAATGGTGCAGGACCTTCAAGAAAAGCTAATGATGATACTGCAATGGAGACGGATTCAGAAGCCAAAGAAAATGAAGGCCATTGTTGCCTTGTTGGCACAGAAGAAGATTCAGCCGCTGAAGGAATAAGTGATGAGCAGTTTATTCAGCTGTGTGTTTTTCATTTGATGGTACTGGTTCACAGGACTATGGAAAATTCTGAAACATGCCGGTTATTTGTGGAAAAATCAGGAATTGATGCTCTATTGAAGTTGTTATTGCGACCCACCATTGCACAATCTTCAGATGGCATGTCTATTGCTTTACATAGCACCATGGTTTTTAAGGGGTTTGCTCAACATCATTCTTCTCCTCTTGCACGTGCCTTTTGTTCCTCCCTtagagaacacatgaagaaagcACTAGCTGGGTTTGGTGCAGCTTCTGAACCTTTGTTGCTGGATCCAAGGATAACACCCGATAATGGCATCTTTTCCTCACTCTTCCTTGTTgagtttcttctctttcttgctGCATCAAAAGACAATCGTTGGGTGACTGCATTGCTTACTGAATTCGGAAATGGAAGTAAGGATGTTCTGGAAGATATTGGACATGTGCACCGTGAAGTTCTGTGGCAAATTGCCCTGCTTGAGAATACAAAGACTGAGACTGAGGAAGATGGTGCTTGTTCTTCTGGGTCACAACAAACAGAGGCAGATGCAAATGAAACTGAAGAGCAACGATTCAATTCTTTCAGACAGTTTCTTGATCCATTACTGAGAAGGAGGACATCAGGATGGAGTATTGAATCCCAATTTTTTGACCTCATAAACCTGTATCGAGATTTGGGTCGTTCCCCTGGTTCTCAACACAGATCAATTTCTGTTGGGCCTTCAAGCATGCGGTCAACTTCTTCTAATCAGTTGCATCATTCAGATGATAATTCTGGGACTACTAACAAGAAGGAATCTGACAAGCAGAGGCCATATTATAACACCTGTTGTGACATGGTTAAATCACTTTCATTTCATATTACCCATTTGTTCCAGGAGCTAGGAAAAGTAATGCTGCTACCTTCGCGTCGACGTGATGATATTGTGAGTGTAAGCCCAGCTTCAAAGTCAGTGGCTTCTACTTTTGCATCTATTGCTCTCGATCACATGAATTTTGGTGGCCATGGAAATATTTCGGGAACCGAAGCCTCCATATCTACCAAGTGTCGGTATTTGGGGAAAGTGATAGAATTTTTGGATACTTTTCTGATGGAGAGGCCTGAATCATGCAATCCTGTTCTTCTGAATTGCTTGTATGGACGCGGAGTTATTCAATCTGTGTTGACCACATTTGAAGCTACCAGTCAGCTGCTTTTTACAGTTAATAGGACCCCTGCCTCGCCTATGGATACTGATGATGCAAATGCAAAGCAAGATGACAAGGAAGACACTGATAATTCGTGGATTTATGGTTCTTTAGCAAGTTATGGTAAATTGATGGACCATCTTGTGACCTCCTCTTATGTATTATCATCCTTCACAAAGCATTTGCTTGCACAGCCTCTTACAAATGGTGATGCACCTTTCCCACGTGATGCTGAGACTTTTGTTAAGGTCCTCCAGTCAACAGTGTTAAAGACCGTGCTTCCTGTTTGGACTCATCCCCAGTTTGTCGATTGTAGTCATGAATTTATTGCAACCATTATCTCTATCATTCGGCATGTATATTCAGGCGTTGAAGTAAAAAATGTAAATAACAGTGGGAGTGCTCGTGTTACCGGACCGCCTCCTAATGAAGCAACCATTTCAACCATTGTGGAGATGGGCTTTTCTAGATCTAGAGCTGAGGAAGCTTTGAGGCAAGTTGGGTCAAATAGTGTGGAGTTGGCTATGGAGTGGTTGTTCACCCATCAGGAGGAGACACAAGAAGATGATGAACTTGCCCGTGCACTTGCCATGTCCCTTGGAAACTCGGAATCCGAAACAAAGGATGCTGCAGGACATGACAATTCTCAACAGCTTGAGGAAGAGACTGTCCAACTTCCTcctgttgatgagttattgtctACTTGTGCAAAACTGCTTTTGAAGGAGCCGCTTGCTTTTCCTGTTCGTGACTTGTTTGTCATGATATGTTCTCAGGATGATGGTAAATCTAGATCTGATGTCATCACTTTTATTGTTGACCGGATCAAGGAATGTGGCTTGGTTTCTAGTAACGGAAATAACACCATGCTGGCAGCTCTTTTTCATGTTCTTGCTTTAATTCTTAATGAAGATGCTGTGGCTCGGGAAGCTGCTTCGAAGAGTGGTTTGATAAAAATTGCCTCAGATTTACTCTGCCAGTGGGAATCTAGTCTTGACAGTACGGACAAAAAGCAGGTGCCAAAATGGGTTACAGCTGGTTTTCTAGCATTAGACAGGTTGTTGCAACTGGATCAGAAGTTGAATTCTGACATTACTGAGCAGTTGAAGAAGGATGCTGTGAATAACCAGCAGACATCACTTACCATCGATGAAGATAGGCAAAACAAGTTGCAGTCTGCATTGGGACTCTCTACAAAGTATGCAGATATAAATGAGCAGAAGAGACTTGTTGAGGTTGCTTGCAGTTGTATGAAGAACCAACTTCCCTCAGACACCATGCATTCCGTTCTACTGCTTTGTTCCAATCTTACAAGGAATCATTCTGTAGCTCTTACCTTTTTAGATGCTGGTGGTTTAAGTTTACTTCTTTCTCTGCCAACAAGTAGCCTCTTCCCTGGATTTGATAATGTTGCTGCTAGTATTGTGCGCCATGTACTTGAGGATCCCCAAACACTTCAGCAAGCAATGGAATCTGAGATAAAACATAGTCTTGTAGTTGCATCTAACCGGCATCCAAATGGAAGGGCCAATCCTCGCAATTTCCTTTCAAACTTATCTTCTGTAATTTCCCGAGACCCAGCAATTTTCATGCAAGCTGCAAAATCTGTGTGCCAAGTGGAAATGGTAGGTGAAAGACCGTATGTTGTTCTGTTGAAGGATCGGgataaagacaaaattaaggagaaagaaaaagagaaggataAATCATTGGAAAAAGACAAAGTGCAGAATAGTGATGGGAAGGTTGGTTTGGGATATTCAAACACAGCAGCTTCTGGCCATGGCAAAATTCATGACTCCAATTCTAAGAGTGTAAAAAGTCATAAAAAGCCTCCTCAAAGTTTTATTAATGTGGTAGAACAACTTCTTGATTCTGTATGCACTTTTGTTCCTCCGAGAAAGGATGACATTGCCCCAAATGTACATCTTGTGCCTTCAACCTCAAGTGACATGGACATCGATGTCTCTACAGGCAAGGGAAAAGGAAAAGCTGTTGCTACCATATCTGAGGCGAATGAAACCAGTAGTCAGGAAGCTTCTGCATCACTTGCTAAAGTTGTCTTTATTCTGAAGCTTTTAACAGAGATATTATTGATGTATTCATCATCTGTTCATGTTCTACTTCGACGGGATGCTGAGATGAGCACCATTAGGGGCAGTTATCAAAAGAGTCCTGCTGGTTTAAGCATCGGTGGAATATTCCATCATATTCTTCACAATTTTCTTCCACACTCTCGAAATTCCAAGAAGGATAATAAAGTTGATGGTGATTGGAGACAGAAACTGGCCACCAGGGCAAACCAGTTTTTGGTGGCTGCCTGTGCTCGTTCTGCAGAGGCAAGAAAGAGGGTATTTAGTGAGATTAGTTGTATCATCAACGAATTTGTTGAGTCATGTAATGGTGTTAAGCCACCAGGCAATGAAATTCAGGTTTTTATGGATCTACTTAATGATGTTTTGGCTTCTCGAACACCTTCTGGTTCATGCATCTCAGCGGAGGCCTCTGCCACTTTTATTGATGCTGGTCTAGTTAAGTCACTCACTCGAACTCTTCAAGTTTTGGACTTGGACCATGCTGATTCATCCAAAGTTGCCACTGGCATTATTAAAGCTCTTGAGTTGGTCTCCAAGGAACATGTACAGTCAGTTGATTCTAATACGGGGAAGGGTGATGGTACTACAAAACCTTCTGATCTTAATCAACCTGGAAGAGAGGATAATACTGGTGAGATGCCTCAGTCCATGGAAATGACATCTCAAGCCAATAGTGATTCCCTTCAAGGATGTGACCGTGGGTCTTACAATGCAATTCAGTCTTATGGTGGGTCTGAAGCTGTTACTGATGATATGGAACATGATCAAGATCTTGACGAAAGCTATGCTCCTACTAATGAGGATGATTACATGCATGACAATGCTGAAGATGCAAGAGGTCTTGAGAATGGATTGGAAAATGCAGGGTTACGATTTGAAACTCAAACTCATGGTCAAGAAAATATTGATgaagatgatgaggatgatgaaatGTCTGGAGATGATGGTGAGGATGCAGATGAAGATGAGGAAGATGATGAGGAACATAACGATATGGAAGATGAAGTACATCACTTGCCACATCCTGATACAGACCAAGATGATCATGAGATTGACGATGATGAGTTTGATGATGAAGtgatggaggaggaggatgaagagGATGAGGAAGATGAGGATGGTGTTATACTGCGACTTGATGAGAGTATTAATGGAATTAATGTTTTTGATCATATTGAAGTATTTGGCAGGGAGAATAATTTTCCAAATGAAGCTTTTCATGTGATGCCAGTTGAAGTTTTCGGATCTAGACGGGGAAGGACAACTTCAATTTACAGTCTTTTGGGTAGAACTGGTGATGCTGGAACGCCTTCTCGCCATCCGCTTTTAGTTGAACATACTGCATTCCATCCATCGACAGGGCAATCAG ATAATTTAATGGAGAACAACTCAACAGGGTTGGATAATATATTTCGATCACTGAGGAGTGGCCGCAATGGACAGCGGTTGAACTTGTGGACTGACGGTAACCAGCAGAGTGGTGGTTCAAGTACTGGGGTTGTTCCACCTGGCCTTGAGGATTTGCTTGTCTCTCAATTAAGGCGTCCTAGCCCTGAAAAGTCATCCAATAAGAACAGAACTGAAGGAGGAGGTGCTCCTAGTAAAGTTGAAGTCAGCCATGCACAAGATTCAGGAGGTGCACCAACAAATGTCCCTGTTGAAAGTAATGCAATTCAGGAAGTTGTTACTTTAGCTCCTTCAACAAATGATGACAGCAGCAATGCTGATACCAGACCTGTAGGAACTGCATCTCAGCAAGAAAATGCATCTGGCACTCAGTCACAAGCAGTTGAGATGCAATTTGAGCATAATGAGGGACCTGTGAGGGATGTTGAAGCTGGGAGCCAAGAGAGTAGTGGTAGTGGGGCAACTTTTGGTGAAAGCCTTCGCAGTCTAGATGTTGAGATTGGAAGTGCTGATGGCCATGACGATGGTGGAGAAAGGCAGGTTTCTGCTGATCGAATAGTTGGAGATTCACAGGTTGTGCGCACAAGAAGAGCAAATATGCCTTTGAGTCATTCATCTCCTGCAGGTGGTAGAGATGCATCCCTTCATAGTGTTACTGAAGTCTCTGAAAATTCTAGTCGAGATGCAGACCAAGAAGGTCCATCATCAGAGCAGCAGGTCAATAGTGATGCTGGCTCAGGTGCAATAGATCCTGCTTTTCTGGATGCTCTTCCCGAGGAGCTGCGCGCTGAAGTCCTATCAGCTCAGCAAGGTCAAGTGGCACAAACATCAAATCCTGAGCCTCAAAACAATGGGGATATCGATCCAGAGTTTCTTGCAGCTCTTCCTGCAGATATTCGAGCAGAGGTTCTAGCTCAACAGCAAGCACAGAGGATGCATCAATCTCAGGAATTGGAAGGCCAACCTGTAGAAATGGACACGGTCTCGATAATTGCAACATTCCCTTCTGATTTACGAGAAGAG GTTCTGTTAACTTCTCCTGATACTATTCTTGCCAATCTTACACCTGCTCTTGTTGCGGAGGCAAATATGTTGCGTGAGAGGTACGCACACCGTTATAGTCGTACCCTGTTTGGCATGTATCCAAGAAGTCGTAGAGGTGAGACTTCTAGACGTGAAGGTATTGGCTCTGGTCCGGACGGCGTTGGTGGAAACACCTCATCACGCCGGTCCAGTGGTGCTAAGGTTGTTGAAGCTGATGGAGTACCACTAGTTGATACGGAAGCTTTGCATGCCATGATTCGTTTGTTCCGTATAGTCCAG CCACTCTATAAAGGTCAACTACAGAAGCTTCTTTTAAATCTTTGTGCCCATTGCGAAACAAGAACCTCTCTTGTCCAAATTCTGATGGACATTCTAATGCTTGATGTTAAGAGGCCTGCTAATTATTTTAGTGCCGTTGAGCCACCATATAGATTATATGGTTGTCATAGCAATGTAATGTACTCTCGTCCTCAATCTTTTGATG GAGTTCCCCCATTGCTGTCTCGGCGAATACTTGAAACACTCACTCATCTTGCTCGAAATCATCCATATGTGGCAAAAAGTTTGCTTCAGCTACGGCTGCCTTATCCTGCAATTAAAGAACAAGATAATGCAAGTGACGCACGTGGGAAGGCTGTGATGGTTGTGGAAGATGTAGATAAAAGTAATGAAGGTTACGTATCTATTGCAATGCTTTTGCGTCTCTTGAACCAACCACTTTATTTAAGGAGTATAGCTCACCTTGAGCAG CTGTTACGTTTACTGGATGTTATCGTTGATAGTGCTGGAGGCAAGCCGAGTTCAACTGACAAATCCCTGATCCCTACATCCAAGCTTCCTGCAGCTCCACAGATTTCTGCAGTAGAGACAGATGTAAATACTGATTCTGGTGTTATGTCCTCAGGGGTTGATGCATCCAATAAAGTTGAAGATTCTGCCAAACCCACTACTTCCAGTAATAGTGCAGAAAGTGAGTCCCAGAGAGTATTGAGTAATCTGCCACAAGAAGAACTCCGGCTACTGTGCTCATTGCTTGCACAAGAAGG GTTGTCGGATAATGCATACACATCAGTTGCTGATGTAATGAAGAAATTGGTGGCGATTGCTCCTACTCACTGTCAGCTATTTGTCACGCAGCTGTCAGAAGCAGTTAAAAAGTTGACTTCATCCGCAATGGACGAACTACGTCTATTCAGTGAAGCATTGAAAGCTCTTCTTAGTACATCTTCTTCTGATGGAGCTGCTATTTTGAGAGTTCTGCAAGCCTTGAGTTCCCTTGTAACTTCGTTGACTGAGAAAGAGATTGATAGGGTTTCATCCTCTGCCCTTTCTGAGGTTTGGGAGATTAATTCAGCATTAGAGCCTTTATGGCAAGAGCTAAGCTGTTGTATAAGCAAGATAGAATCATACTCAGATTCTGCATCCGACTTTTTCACCCCTTCTAGACCATCCGTGTCTAAACCATCTGGTGTGATGCCTCCGCTTCCTGCGGGCTCTCAAAATATCTTGCCTTACATAGAATCTTTCTTTGTTGTTTGTGAGAAGTTGCATCCTGCACAGCCTGATGCCGGTAATGACTCAACGATTCCGGTTATTTCTGATGTTGAGTATGCTAGCACATCTGCCACGCAGCAGAAGGCATCTGGGCCAGCTGTGAAAGCAGATGAGAAACATGCAGCTTTTGTCAGGTTCTCAGAAAAGCATAGGAAACTACTAAATGCTTTTATAAGGCAAAATCCTGGCTTACTTGAAAAATCTTTCTCGCTCATGCTGAAGGTACCAAGATTTATCGATTTTGACAACAAACGGTCCCATTTCCGATCAAAGATTAAGCATCAGCATGACCACCACAGTCCTTTAAGAATTTCAGTAAGAAGGGCATATGTTCTAGAAGATTCTTATAACCAGCTTCGCATGCGGTCGACTCATGATTTAAAGGGAAGATTGACTGTTCATTTCCAAGGAGAGGAAGGCATTGATGCCGGTGGGCTTACAAGGGAATGGTATCAATTGTTGTCCAGAGTTATTTTTGACAGAGGAGCATTGCTTTTCACCACAGTGGGCAATGAATCAACATTTCAGCCAAACCCAAACTCTGTTTACCAAACAGAAcatttatcttatttcaaattcgtTGGCAGGGTG GTTGGAAAAGCATTATTTGATGGCCAGCTCTTGGATGTGCATTTTACTCGGTCATTCTACAAGCACATGCTTGGTGTCAAAGTTACATATCATGATATTGAAGCCATTGATCCCGactatttcaaaaatttgaaatgGATGCTTGAG AATTATATCAGCGATGATCTGGATCTTACTTTCAGCATTGATGCTGATGAAGAAAAATTGATCTTGTATGAACGGACACag GTGAGTGACTATGAGTTGATTCCTGGTGGACGGAATATCAAAGTTACTGAGGAGAACAAGCATCAATATGTTGATCTGGTTGCTGAGCATCGATTGACAACTGCTATTCGACCTCAAATAAATGCTTTTTTGGAAGGATTTTATGAATTAATTCCCAAGGAGTTGATATCTATATTCAATGACAAAGAGCTGGAATTATTGATCAGTGGACTTCCTGATATTGACT TGGATGACTTGAGAGCCAACACAGACTATTCTGGCTATAGTGCTGCATCGCCAATTATCCAATGGTTTTGGGAGGTTGTTCAAGGTTTCAGCAAGGAAGACAAGGCTAGGCTGTTGCAGTTTGTGACAGGAACATCCAAG GTGCCTTTGGAAGGCTTCAGCGCTCTCCAAGGAATATCAGGCTCTCAGAAGTTTCAAATACACAAAGCATATGGAAGCCCAGATCACCTACCTTCTGCTCACACATG TTTTAATCAACTAGATCTGCCAGAGTATCCATCTAAAGAACATTTGGAAGAGAGGTTATTGCTTGCGATACATGAAGCAAATGAGGGATTTGGATTTGGTTAA